A region from the Vibrio navarrensis genome encodes:
- a CDS encoding YceH family protein produces MKIELTAVEARAIGCLIEKEVTTPDQYPLSLNALTNACNQKSNREPVMNLSESDVLDAVDQLIARRLVSDESGFNSRVSKYQHRFCNTEFGDLKLSAQEKGIVCCMLLRGAQTPGELRTRTNRLANFADVKEVETVLDRLASEERGQLVVKLPIEPGKRESRYMHQFCGEVDASQVALSMPVHAASHPAGDQRIAELEEQVSALREELDELKALVQSLL; encoded by the coding sequence ATGAAGATTGAATTGACCGCCGTTGAAGCACGTGCCATTGGATGTTTGATTGAAAAAGAAGTGACCACGCCAGACCAATATCCGCTGAGCTTAAATGCCCTGACTAACGCTTGCAACCAAAAAAGCAACCGTGAGCCAGTGATGAATTTGTCAGAGTCTGACGTGTTGGATGCCGTCGATCAACTGATTGCTCGCCGTTTGGTCAGTGACGAAAGTGGCTTTAACAGCCGTGTGAGCAAATACCAGCACCGTTTCTGCAATACCGAGTTCGGTGATTTAAAACTATCGGCTCAGGAGAAAGGCATTGTCTGTTGCATGCTCCTGCGCGGTGCACAAACACCGGGTGAACTGCGTACCCGGACCAATCGTCTCGCAAACTTTGCCGATGTTAAAGAAGTAGAGACGGTGTTGGACAGATTGGCGAGTGAAGAACGTGGCCAGTTGGTGGTAAAACTGCCGATTGAGCCCGGTAAACGCGAATCGCGTTATATGCATCAGTTTTGTGGTGAAGTAGATGCGAGCCAAGTGGCCCTGTCGATGCCGGTTCATGCTGCCAGTCACCCCGCAGGCGATCAGCGAATCGCTGAATTAGAAGAGCAAGTGAGCGCCCTCAGGGAGGAACTGGATGAGCTTAAAGCCTTAGTTCAATCGCTCCTGTAA
- a CDS encoding GIY-YIG nuclease family protein, producing MNQCSVGSDWSVYLIRTRLNALYCGISNNVERRFSQHQLGKGAKALRGKGPLVLEWSYPVGDKSTALKIERHIKSLPKRDKERLIKGDLCLPIDNFPY from the coding sequence ATGAATCAATGTTCTGTGGGTTCGGATTGGTCAGTCTATCTGATCCGAACTCGTCTCAATGCCCTTTATTGCGGCATCAGCAATAATGTCGAGCGACGCTTTAGCCAGCATCAACTAGGGAAAGGCGCCAAAGCGTTACGTGGTAAAGGGCCATTGGTGCTCGAATGGTCCTATCCTGTTGGTGATAAAAGCACGGCGTTGAAAATCGAACGTCACATCAAATCGCTACCCAAAAGAGACAAAGAGCGCCTAATAAAAGGTGATCTATGTTTGCCTATCGATAATTTCCCTTATTGA
- the traF gene encoding conjugal transfer protein TraF — protein MQQHNKIAVGIGLALASLSSFAANHVADGRGNGMGNTGVASADYLTAPFYNPALVADFKQQDDFGLLLPSFGVNVRDSDDSLTTIDDLQDAIDRYENSAKGQDQIDQLNRYMDDLQGNTPLTVSSSLGLALAIPTKALSTNLFARGYVEIVALPVIVDSNGNTAADVEDRYTDSSVKMAAFGYTEFGLALAKELTFSEQRVSLGVTPKLQKMTTYFVQPSVKDFDVEDYDDSEHEESAFNLDLGAVWYKDEFRVAFAIKDLLSQTIDLKDKTGLKKDTYELNTQITLGAAYSGELLTAAIDFDLTKQERFKSLNDETQFVRLGVEGNAWGWAQLRAGYEMDLEDTVENAFTFGIGISPFDVVSLDLAASYAGENQFGVSGNLAFTF, from the coding sequence ATGCAGCAGCACAATAAAATCGCAGTGGGTATCGGCTTAGCACTGGCTTCACTTTCTTCCTTCGCGGCTAACCACGTTGCGGACGGACGCGGCAACGGCATGGGCAATACCGGAGTTGCATCGGCAGACTACCTGACCGCACCATTTTACAATCCGGCCCTCGTCGCCGATTTCAAGCAGCAGGATGATTTTGGACTTCTCTTACCCTCGTTTGGCGTGAATGTCCGAGACAGTGATGACAGTTTGACGACCATTGACGATCTACAAGATGCCATCGACCGATATGAGAATTCGGCCAAAGGGCAGGATCAGATTGATCAACTCAACCGTTATATGGATGACTTACAAGGGAACACTCCTCTTACCGTTAGCAGCAGTTTAGGGTTGGCGCTAGCCATTCCGACCAAAGCGCTTTCTACGAACTTGTTTGCCAGAGGTTACGTTGAGATCGTCGCGTTGCCAGTCATCGTCGATTCAAACGGTAATACGGCGGCGGACGTAGAAGATCGCTATACCGACTCAAGTGTGAAAATGGCGGCATTTGGTTATACCGAGTTTGGTTTGGCGCTGGCCAAAGAGCTTACCTTCTCCGAACAGCGCGTTTCGCTGGGCGTTACGCCAAAACTGCAAAAGATGACCACCTATTTTGTTCAGCCCTCGGTCAAAGATTTTGATGTCGAAGATTATGATGACAGTGAACATGAAGAATCGGCCTTCAACCTCGATTTAGGTGCGGTTTGGTATAAGGATGAGTTCCGTGTTGCCTTTGCGATAAAAGATCTATTGAGCCAAACCATCGATTTGAAGGACAAAACCGGACTGAAGAAGGACACCTATGAGCTAAACACTCAGATCACCCTCGGTGCGGCTTATTCAGGTGAGCTTCTGACGGCAGCGATTGATTTTGACCTTACCAAGCAAGAGCGGTTTAAGTCACTTAACGATGAAACGCAGTTTGTTCGTTTGGGGGTGGAAGGCAATGCTTGGGGATGGGCGCAGCTACGTGCGGGCTATGAAATGGATCTCGAAGACACGGTAGAAAATGCGTTTACATTCGGTATTGGTATCAGTCCATTTGATGTGGTTAGCTTGGATCTGGCAGCCAGCTATGCGGGTGAAAACCAGTTTGGCGTTTCGGGAAATTTGGCCTTTACGTTCTAA
- a CDS encoding autoinducer 2-binding periplasmic protein LuxP, translating into MKKALMMSLLCIANFSANAQTAEVLNGYWAYQEYLERFPEQADLTNALAQTVRNHPVPLKAYQAKPVRISVVFPGQQVSDYWVRNLSAFEKRMDKLQISYQINQVFTRPNADVKQQSVSLMEALKSKSDYLIFTLDTTRHRKFIEHVLDSSDTKLILQNITTPVQAWEKRQPFLYVGFDHAQGSIALAKQLEKMYPQGGKYSVLYFSEGYVSDARGDTFIRELNRDNRFQLRSSFYTKATKDSGYETAMMSLEKYPDVNFIYACSTDVALGALDALKELKRDDIVLNGWGGGSAELDAISAGDLDLTVMRMNDDTGIAMAEAIKWDLEGKNVPTVFSGDFEVVTKQDSPQHIEALKERAFRYSGQ; encoded by the coding sequence ATGAAAAAAGCATTAATGATGTCTTTGCTTTGTATAGCAAATTTTAGTGCCAATGCACAAACTGCAGAAGTATTGAACGGATATTGGGCGTATCAAGAATATTTAGAGCGTTTCCCAGAACAAGCCGATTTAACCAATGCGCTTGCGCAAACAGTGCGTAACCATCCTGTGCCGCTGAAAGCGTATCAAGCCAAACCAGTGCGTATTTCTGTGGTGTTTCCCGGGCAACAAGTGTCTGATTACTGGGTTAGGAATCTGAGTGCGTTTGAGAAACGCATGGATAAGCTGCAGATAAGCTATCAGATCAACCAAGTGTTCACCCGCCCAAATGCCGATGTTAAGCAGCAAAGCGTCTCTTTGATGGAGGCGCTGAAGAGTAAGTCGGATTATCTGATTTTTACCTTGGATACCACCCGTCACCGCAAATTCATTGAGCATGTTCTTGACTCCTCGGACACTAAGCTGATCTTGCAAAACATCACCACGCCAGTACAGGCATGGGAAAAACGCCAACCATTTTTGTATGTCGGTTTCGACCATGCGCAAGGTAGTATTGCGCTGGCTAAGCAATTGGAAAAAATGTACCCACAGGGCGGCAAGTACTCTGTGCTCTATTTCTCAGAAGGCTATGTTAGTGACGCCAGAGGCGATACCTTTATTCGTGAGCTAAACAGGGACAACCGTTTTCAATTGCGCTCGTCGTTCTACACTAAAGCGACCAAAGACTCTGGTTATGAAACCGCGATGATGAGCTTAGAAAAATACCCAGATGTCAACTTCATCTATGCCTGCTCGACCGATGTCGCCTTAGGCGCACTAGATGCGTTAAAAGAGCTTAAACGAGACGATATTGTGCTCAACGGCTGGGGCGGTGGATCCGCTGAATTGGACGCCATCAGCGCGGGTGATCTCGATCTCACCGTCATGCGGATGAATGATGATACGGGCATAGCGATGGCAGAAGCGATTAAGTGGGATTTGGAAGGGAAGAACGTCCCGACGGTATTTTCAGGAGATTTTGAAGTGGTGACCAAACAAGACAGCCCGCAGCACATCGAAGCGCTTAAAGAGAGAGCCTTCAGATATTCTGGCCAATAG
- the luxQ gene encoding quorum-sensing autoinducer 2 sensor kinase/phosphatase LuxQ → MIDDATSIKRQSLATLITRIFLLVLGVITIGIFIQSYYFSNKIINQEVLRTKQQTSALVRNLFENHLVALQIHHDNSAKSSAIFDFFAQKNSENLDFFFLSVDQADPSHTPEFRFLTDASGVIWDDGNGHFYGVNEVILAKIARRVAFNNNWHYLSMLTLMGPRHLLVRRSPVIDPNSGEVHGQFYVTMVLDNNFPLVEMLESGSNSDSILLLAEQNTIAHSMNGNETYDVDAVMELKEAADNAVMHNNLVSQTAIRINSSDTPLSILAVQDNSHVVSLQRQHYLGIIFSILLMLMLSMMIRVWIQNRVANALSTLMNYSRFGAAGERFQRFLGSDIVEFDHIGHTLEDTFEQLESQRRSFQDLFNFALSPMMVWSENGLLIKMNPAARKELVVDSLDQPEMMHPVFHSFKQLLLPHVSMAGQGATLTGVNVPIGDKIFRWNLSPIVVDHGISGIIVQGQDITTLIEAERQSQLARREAEQSAKTRADFLAKMSHEIRTPLNGVLGIAQLLKRSVQGEENLKQVDVLCHSGEHLLAVLNDILDFSKIEQGKFNIKKRHFSFADTLYTVENIYRPICRDKGVVLSIQSDLPQTYQLCTDQVRLNQILFNLLNNAVKFTMHGHIDVTFSLTSSEQTPQKLEIRVADTGIGIAQDKLESIFEPFVQAESITTREYDGSGLGLTIVKNLVEMLGGEIKVKSELGRGSEFCVLLPASESVPPEANSGVAVTPENLFAQPLKVLLVEDNHTNAFILKAFCQKYRMQVEWVQDGTLALEKLTSETFDLVIMDNQLPKMGGITATKLIREDLKLATPVYACTADTQEETKRAFLSAGANYVLVKPIKEEALYRAFVHFKQHFC, encoded by the coding sequence ATGATAGACGACGCAACTTCAATCAAACGCCAATCTCTGGCCACCTTAATCACCCGCATATTTTTACTGGTACTCGGTGTGATCACTATCGGGATTTTTATCCAGAGTTATTATTTCAGCAATAAAATCATCAATCAGGAAGTGCTGCGTACCAAGCAACAGACGTCAGCACTGGTGAGAAACCTGTTTGAAAACCACTTGGTCGCGCTGCAGATCCACCATGATAACAGCGCGAAAAGTAGCGCGATATTTGACTTTTTTGCGCAAAAAAATAGCGAAAATCTCGATTTCTTTTTCCTCAGTGTCGATCAAGCGGATCCGTCTCATACGCCAGAATTTCGCTTTCTCACCGATGCCTCCGGTGTGATTTGGGATGACGGTAATGGCCATTTCTATGGCGTCAATGAAGTGATCTTAGCGAAGATTGCTCGCCGCGTCGCATTCAATAACAACTGGCACTATCTTTCCATGCTCACCCTGATGGGCCCAAGACACCTATTGGTAAGGCGCTCACCAGTGATTGATCCAAACAGTGGTGAAGTGCACGGGCAGTTTTATGTCACTATGGTGCTGGATAACAACTTCCCGCTGGTCGAGATGTTAGAGAGCGGCAGTAACAGCGACAGCATTCTTTTATTGGCTGAGCAGAATACCATCGCGCATTCAATGAATGGTAACGAGACTTACGACGTAGATGCCGTTATGGAACTTAAAGAGGCTGCGGATAATGCAGTGATGCACAATAACCTTGTCAGCCAAACCGCAATTCGCATCAATTCGTCCGATACACCTTTATCCATCTTGGCGGTACAAGACAACAGCCATGTGGTTTCTCTGCAGCGACAACATTATCTCGGTATTATTTTCTCAATTTTACTGATGCTCATGCTTTCAATGATGATCCGGGTGTGGATCCAAAACCGCGTTGCAAACGCCTTGAGTACCTTGATGAACTACAGTCGCTTTGGCGCCGCTGGTGAGCGCTTTCAGCGATTTTTGGGTTCTGACATTGTTGAGTTCGATCACATTGGTCACACATTAGAAGATACCTTCGAGCAGCTTGAATCTCAGCGCCGCTCTTTTCAGGATTTATTCAATTTTGCGCTCTCTCCTATGATGGTGTGGTCAGAAAATGGTCTGCTGATTAAGATGAATCCCGCCGCGCGTAAAGAGCTGGTGGTTGATAGCCTTGATCAGCCTGAAATGATGCATCCGGTGTTTCATTCGTTTAAACAACTGTTGTTGCCGCATGTCTCCATGGCAGGTCAAGGGGCCACTTTAACGGGCGTCAACGTGCCGATTGGTGACAAAATATTCCGTTGGAACCTGTCTCCTATTGTGGTGGACCACGGCATCAGCGGCATCATCGTGCAGGGGCAGGACATCACCACCTTGATTGAAGCCGAAAGGCAAAGCCAGCTTGCTCGACGCGAAGCTGAGCAGTCTGCAAAGACTCGCGCGGATTTCTTAGCGAAAATGAGCCATGAAATACGTACTCCGCTCAACGGTGTTCTTGGTATTGCGCAACTGCTCAAACGTTCGGTGCAAGGAGAAGAGAATCTTAAACAGGTGGATGTTCTGTGTCACAGTGGCGAACATCTGCTGGCGGTACTTAATGACATTCTTGATTTCTCAAAGATTGAACAAGGCAAATTCAACATCAAGAAACGTCATTTCAGTTTCGCCGATACCTTGTATACCGTGGAGAACATCTATCGACCAATTTGCCGTGACAAAGGAGTAGTTCTCTCAATTCAAAGCGATTTGCCACAGACTTATCAGCTTTGCACTGATCAAGTTCGTCTCAATCAGATCTTGTTCAATCTGCTCAATAACGCGGTGAAATTCACCATGCACGGGCACATTGATGTGACTTTCTCTTTGACGTCGAGCGAGCAAACACCGCAGAAACTGGAGATCCGTGTTGCAGACACGGGCATTGGCATTGCTCAAGACAAATTGGAGAGTATTTTTGAGCCCTTTGTGCAGGCAGAATCCATTACTACGCGAGAATACGATGGGAGTGGCCTTGGCTTAACCATAGTTAAGAATCTGGTGGAGATGCTTGGTGGGGAGATCAAGGTGAAGAGCGAACTTGGACGAGGTTCTGAGTTTTGCGTCCTCTTACCTGCTAGCGAAAGTGTTCCTCCCGAAGCAAACAGCGGCGTTGCCGTTACACCAGAAAACTTATTCGCTCAGCCGCTAAAAGTGCTGTTAGTCGAAGATAACCACACCAATGCCTTCATATTAAAAGCGTTCTGCCAAAAATATCGCATGCAAGTGGAATGGGTTCAAGACGGTACGTTGGCGTTGGAAAAACTAACAAGCGAGACATTTGATCTGGTTATCATGGATAATCAGTTGCCGAAGATGGGAGGCATCACGGCCACCAAATTGATCCGTGAGGACCTGAAGTTGGCGACCCCAGTTTACGCGTGTACGGCGGATACCCAAGAAGAGACCAAGCGCGCTTTCTTATCTGCGGGCGCGAACTACGTATTGGTGAAGCCGATTAAAGAAGAGGCCTTATACCGTGCTTTTGTGCACTTTAAGCAGCATTTTTGCTAA
- a CDS encoding flagellar brake protein: protein MAPSNSKEEIRRFLTPGMKLNVSFEFGPDDKMARPATFIGLKDKHFVIIEIAEKDKEEFVLRKLENTDVVVRGIADTELGHIVAFKSSILTTIAKPAFLLFLRIPSNFATKPVREHVRYKVALNGMLTHNGNQYQGNLIDFSVSGCGFTTLVEPEFAKGAFVKVESTLNRFISADNGCHIASVRKMPNGWFVGISFEQEVRMTSELKRELLELSFKAGQA from the coding sequence ATGGCTCCCAGCAATAGCAAGGAAGAAATTCGCCGTTTCCTAACCCCCGGCATGAAACTGAATGTCAGCTTTGAGTTTGGTCCAGATGATAAAATGGCTCGCCCAGCCACTTTCATTGGTTTGAAAGATAAGCACTTTGTCATTATTGAAATCGCCGAAAAGGACAAGGAAGAGTTTGTCTTGCGCAAATTGGAGAACACGGATGTGGTGGTACGCGGTATTGCCGATACTGAGCTGGGTCATATCGTTGCGTTCAAAAGCAGTATTTTGACGACCATTGCCAAGCCCGCGTTTCTCCTTTTTCTCCGTATACCGAGCAATTTTGCCACTAAGCCTGTGCGCGAACACGTGCGTTACAAGGTGGCGCTCAACGGTATGCTGACGCACAATGGCAATCAGTATCAAGGCAACTTGATCGATTTTTCTGTCTCTGGCTGCGGATTCACCACACTCGTCGAGCCCGAATTTGCCAAAGGCGCTTTTGTTAAAGTCGAGTCCACACTGAACCGCTTTATCTCCGCAGATAACGGCTGTCATATCGCAAGTGTGCGTAAAATGCCCAATGGCTGGTTTGTCGGCATCAGTTTCGAACAAGAAGTGAGAATGACTAGCGAATTAAAAAGAGAGCTGCTTGAGCTCTCTTTTAAAGCGGGTCAGGCTTAG